TGAGGCCCTGGCTCTTTACGGACTTCAAGGCCAGGCTGTACAACGAATTCGCTGGCCATGAGCGACACGTCACGCAAGGCCTCGACAGGTGCGCCGACGACGACAATAAATTTGGAGAGGCTGCGCACCTCGAGCCGCCCGTCGACGTCAACATCGCGCCGAGTCGGCCAAATTCCTTCGTCCGCTTGGCCTGCACGCGGTAGCTCTCGATGATCGATGCATCAATGATCTGCGTGTTGCGGTACTTCCGCTGTTGACCGGAGAAGCCAAACCGACCGCCGAGTCCAGTTCGCGGCGGTAGGTCGGATAGCACCTCCCAATTGGCGTAGCGCATGCTTCTGTCCGAAAACACACTCGTCTGATGTCAGGAACCCGCCAAGCAGTTTGCGAACGCGAGAGTCGGCCGAGAAACCGCGAGGGATTCCTGCGATTTGCATTGGTCTAGATCGTGCACTGCGCTACGTGCGGCATCTAGTAATCGGATCGCCGCGCTGGGGTCACGCTGCTAGTGCCGAGACGGTCGTGGGTATGTGGAATGCAACCTTAGACCGACGTCGAGCGCGAGCGGTGCCAGAATCGATCCACGACGATTTCCTATTCGCATCTTTCTAAGTTCGATTCGGTCTTTGTCAATCGAATTGCCGGCATCAGACAAGGAGGCACTATGCGCATCTGCGGTATCAAGCTGACACATGACGGCGGGATTGCTCTTGTTGAGGACGGACGGCTTATCTTTTGTATCGAGCAGGAGAAACGGAGCAACAATCCGCGGTATCAAACAATCGACAACCTCGATGCAATCGTCGTCGCTTTGACCGAACACGGTCTGGATCCGCAAGAAGTTGATCAGTTCGTCATCGATGGCTGGGCGGGGGTGGCGGAGTCGCAGTTCCAGGTTCTCAGCGGGACGACACCGATCACTCTCAAAGGGGCGCCCTATGTTGAACGCCATGCCGACGGCCTTCTCACCTCGTGCGATGGCTCTGGTCTTAGGCTCGATGGCAGCGATTTCCCTTATAGAAGCTATCCGCACGTCACAGGCCATGTAGCCTCCGCATACTGCACCAGCCCCTTTGCCAAAGCTGGACAGCCCGCCTTCTGCCTCGTGTGGGACGGCGGCACCTTTCCACGTCTTTATCACGTAGAACATCGAGGCGCTCAGTTCATCGAATGCCTGTTCCCGGTGATTGGGCATGTCTATGCCGCCGCGGGACTTCATTTTGGACCGTATAAGCAGGCGAACCGCGCTAACTGGGACCTGGGTGGCCCCGGCAAGGTGGACCCGGGCGGTGCCGGCAAGCTTAACCTGGGTGTAGCCGGCAAGCTGATGGCGTATATCGCGCTCGGGTCTGTCATTGAAAACATTGTCACGGTCTTTGAGGAACTCTACCAGGAGCGCTTTGCGGCCGACACGAAACTTGCCAGTTTCCGTACAGACATTGAGAGCATGGAGTCCGCGCTTGCGGCTGTGCATGACTTCTTCGACGCCAGCGCGCGCCACCTAAAGGCCAGGGCCCCCGAAGATGTGCTGGCATCGTTTCATTGCTTCCTCGAGCGTCTCCTCGTCCGCAAAATGGCGCTTGCTTTGCAGCGGCATTCATATCTTGGGGCGCGCAATCTGTGCGTAGCAGGTGGCTGCGGTCTCAATATCAAATGGAACAGCGCACTACGTGCGACAGGCCTGTTCGATGCCGTCTGGGTGCCCCCGTTTCCGAATGACAGTGGCTCGGCAATCGGTGCCGCTTGCTGCGCAATGGTGGTGGAAAAAGGCTTCTCGCCGTTGGAATGGTCGGTATATAGTGGTCCAGCCTTGCAACGTCGAGATGTACCCCCCGAATGGAAGGCCGCGCCGTGTAGTCTGCATGAACTTGCGACCATTCTTGCCGGCAACAAGCCCGTGATTTTTCTTACCGGCCGCGCCGAGCTTGGGCCTCGGGCGTTGGGTAGCAGAAGCATTCTCGCCCCCGCGACCTCGCCGCGAATGAAGGATTATCTCAACGACATCAAACTTCGCGAACACTTCCGGCCAGTGGCTCCGATATGCCTAGAGGATCGTGCGCCGGATATATTTAGTCCCGGAACACCGGACCCTTACATGCTTTTCGATCACCAGACACGACCAGAATGGCGGGACAAAATCCCCGCTGTTGTACATCTCGATGGATCGGCGCGATTGCAGACGATTTGCAGGACCTCTCAGCACAAAGTCGCCGAGCTTCTCGTCGAATACGAAAAGCTCACAGGCATTCCGCTGCTTTGCAATACGAGTGCAAACCACCATGGACGTGGGTTCTTCCCGCATGTCGCAGCAGCCTGCGAGTGGGGACGCGTCGAGCACGTATGGGGCGACGGCATACTGTGGACCAAAGCTCGATAACCGTGCGGCGCGACAATCAGTGACAGTGCTTCCCAACCAGATTGTCGCGCTATAATAGCCTGTTCTAGAGGGCGCACAACGCAATTTGAGTAATACTCGGTAGAGCGGCTCCGGCGACGAATGCAGCCTCCCTGAGCGTCGCCCTCATCCAGCCGCCAGGATTTGACTTGTGTCGCAGTTGGCGCGAGCGATTAGTTTTTGTAAGGCGGCACG
The window above is part of the Bradyrhizobium guangdongense genome. Proteins encoded here:
- the nodU gene encoding nodulation protein NodU — its product is MRICGIKLTHDGGIALVEDGRLIFCIEQEKRSNNPRYQTIDNLDAIVVALTEHGLDPQEVDQFVIDGWAGVAESQFQVLSGTTPITLKGAPYVERHADGLLTSCDGSGLRLDGSDFPYRSYPHVTGHVASAYCTSPFAKAGQPAFCLVWDGGTFPRLYHVEHRGAQFIECLFPVIGHVYAAAGLHFGPYKQANRANWDLGGPGKVDPGGAGKLNLGVAGKLMAYIALGSVIENIVTVFEELYQERFAADTKLASFRTDIESMESALAAVHDFFDASARHLKARAPEDVLASFHCFLERLLVRKMALALQRHSYLGARNLCVAGGCGLNIKWNSALRATGLFDAVWVPPFPNDSGSAIGAACCAMVVEKGFSPLEWSVYSGPALQRRDVPPEWKAAPCSLHELATILAGNKPVIFLTGRAELGPRALGSRSILAPATSPRMKDYLNDIKLREHFRPVAPICLEDRAPDIFSPGTPDPYMLFDHQTRPEWRDKIPAVVHLDGSARLQTICRTSQHKVAELLVEYEKLTGIPLLCNTSANHHGRGFFPHVAAACEWGRVEHVWGDGILWTKAR